A window of the Thunnus albacares chromosome 15, fThuAlb1.1, whole genome shotgun sequence genome harbors these coding sequences:
- the trmt5 gene encoding tRNA (guanine(37)-N1)-methyltransferase encodes MLRLLSRVHPSVQTQINLKLAQSLCSACPDFAVKPIMEPKLYQPPAEVRGMTSLDKEAFAQTITVPALRVPTGVLNKVVKSLKKSTIQRPGVPRVVQDQEESSDVRLVLLDPHRVSSPKSFSEAEAEALRSFGVAEELQHYELSLTYDNLKTEEVLQAVLPQGQDVTSGFSRVGHIAHMNLRDHQLPYRNLIGQVIMDKNPGVTCVVNKTNIIDSTYRNFKMEVLAGEENMVAKVKENGVTYEFDFSRVYWNSRLSTEHQRVVQLVKRGDTVFDVFAGVGPFAVPAARSGANVLANDLNPESYRWLQHNCKLNKVESKVRTFNLDGRAFIQGPMKQELPTLLKGKASVHVVMNLPALALEFLDAFRGLLHQEPPCDDNLPTVHCYGFSKDDNPDKDVVERASRSLGFPLENRCSVHFVRNVAPNKDMMCVSFTLPKEVLFSSEHEQTEPSEEPAPKRQKCEETTDST; translated from the exons ATGTTGAG GCTCCTCAGCAGAGTCCATCCATCTGTTCAAACGCAAATCAACCTTAAACTTGCTCAAAGCTTGTGCTCAGCCTGTCCTGATTTTGCTGTGAAGCCCATAATGGAGCCCAAACTGTACCAGCCCCCTGCAGAGGTCCGGGGGATGACCTCTCTGGACAAAGAAGCCTTCGCACAGACCATTACAGTCCCAGCTCTACGGGTGCCCACTGGTGTCTTAAACAAAGTAGTGAAGAGCCTGAAAAAGTCAACCATCCAGCGTCCAGGAGTCCCCAGGGTGGTCCAGGATCAAGAGGAGAGTAGTGACGTCCGGTTAGTGCTCTTGGACCCTCACAGAGTCTCCTCGCCAAAGTCCTTCAGTGAAGCTGAAGCCGAGGCCCTGAGGTCTTTCGGTGTtgctgaggagctgcagcacTATGAGCTGAGCTTGACCTATGATAACCTGAAGACTGAAGAAGTGCTGCAGGCCGTGCTCCCCCAGGGTCAGGATGTGACCTCTGGGTTCAGCCGGGTGGGACACATCGCACACATGAACCTGAGGGACCACCAGCTGCCATACAGGAACCTCATAG GTCAAGTCATCATGGACAAAAACCCTGGTGTTACCTGCGTGGTCAATAAGACAAACATAATCGACTCAACTTACCGCAACTTCAAGATGGAAGTGTTAGCCGGGGAGGAGAACATGGTCGCCAAA GTGAAAGAAAACGGGGTGACGTATGAGTTTGACTTTTCTCGTGTATACTGGAACTCCCGGCTGAGCACAGAGCACCAGCGTGTGGTGCAGCTCGTCAAACGTGGCGACACcgtgtttgatgtgtttgctGGTGTCGGACCCTTCGCTGTCCCAGCTGCCCGCTCGGGTGCCAATGTATTAGCCAACGATCTCAACCCAGAATCCTACAGATGGCTGCAGCACAACTGCAAACTCAACAAGGTGGAGAGCAAAGTCAGAACCTTTAACCTGGATGGCAGAGCGTTCATCCAGGGACCCATGAAGCAGGAGCTGCCCACACTATTAAAGGGAAAAGCCAGTGTTCATGTGGTGATGAACCTGCCTGCCTTGGCTCTGGAGTTCCTGGATGCATTCAGAGGCCTCCTGCACCAGGAGCCTCCCTGCGATGACAACCTACCTACAGTGCACTGCTATGGCTTCTCTAAGGATGACAACCCTGACAAGGATGTGGTGGAGAGGGCTTCCCGCAGCCTTGGATTCCCCCTGGAGAACCGATGCTCTGTGCATTTTGTGCGCAATGTAGCACCAAACAAAGATATGATGTGTGTGAGCTTCACACTCCCTAAAGAGGTCCTCTTCAGCAGTGAacatgaacagacag AGCCCTCAGAGGAACCGGCCCCAAAGAGGCAGAAGTGTGAAGAGACTACAGATTCAACGTGA
- the slc38a6 gene encoding probable sodium-coupled neutral amino acid transporter 6 — translation MSINGNANADIYRECIAGDTESNETTPLLSNGTVQSRAKGASSALCVFNLMNAIMGSGILGLAYAMASTGIVGFCILLVLVSSLAAYSIHLLLKLCDHTGINSYEDLGGRALQKPGKVLVGIVIVIQNIGAMSSYLFILKSELPAAINSFLSPDNPGGAWYEDGRLLLIVITLCIVLPLSILPKIGFLGYTSSLAFFFMLYFTVVVVVKKWSIPCPLPHNVTTFSDDFQISNSSDSECTPKLFVISSKSAYTIPTMAFSFLCHTAILPIYCELDRPSKTKMQNVTNVSISLSFLLYLISALFGYLTFYAHVNSELLLGYDAYMPRDIMVITVRLAILVSVLLTVPLIHFPARKAVILLLCGSRPFSWLIHVTATLIILGVVLMLAIFVPDIRNVFGIVGSTTSSCLLFVFPGIFYLKISRQPLKTFDSIGAMVLVVLGLIMGIISFSVIVITWAQSS, via the exons atgagcATTAATGGAAACGCAAACGCAGACATTTACCGGGAATGCATCGCCGGGGACACAGAGAGCAACGAAACTACTCCTTTATTATCAAAT ggaacAGTGCAGAGCAGAGCCAAAGGAGCTTCCTCCGCCTTATGTGTGTTTAACCTGATGAATGCCATCATGGGAAGCGGTATACTTGGTCTAGCTTATGCTATGGCGAGTACTGGCATAGTTGGTTTCTG TATCCTGCTGGTACTGGTGTCTAGCCTGGCAGCGTACTCTATACATCTCCTTCTGAAGCTATGTGACCATACAG GTATCAATTCATATGAAGACCTTGGAGGGCGAGCCTTGCAAAAACCAGGAAAA GTTCTGGTTGGAATTGTTATTGTTATCCAAAATATTGGTG CCATGTCATCCTACTTGTTCATCTTGAAGTCGGAGCTTCCTGCAGCCATCAACAGCTTCCTGAGCCCAGACAACCCAGG AGGTGCCTGGTATGAAGATGGCAGGTTGCTTCTGATCGTTATCACACTATGTATTGTTCTACCTCTGTCAATATTGCCTAAGATTG GCTTCCTGGGCTACACCAGTAGCCTCGCCTTCTTCTTCATGCTGTACTTTACAGTTGTG GTTGTGGTGAAGAAATGGTCCATCCCCTGCCCGCTGCCACACAATGTAACTACATTTTCAGATGATTTCCAG ATATCAAATTCCTCTGACTCAGAATGTACGCCCAAACTCTTTGTCATCTCCAGTAAG AGTGCCTACACCATCCCCACCATGGCCTTCTCCTTTCTGTGCCACACAGCTATCCTGCCAATCTACTGCGAACTCGACCG ACCTTCTAAGACCAAGATGCAGAACGTTACAAATGTCAGCATTAGCCTCAGCTTCCTGCTGTACCTCATTTCTGCGTTGTTTGGCTATCTCACCTTCTACG CTCACGTGAACTCTGAGCTGCTGCTCGGATACGATGCGTACATGCCACGGGATATCATGGTGATTACGGTTCGGCTGGCCATCCTGGTGTCTGTGTTACTGACTGTGCCACTCATCCACTTCCCT GCTCGTAAGGCTGTGATCTTGCTGCTGTGTGGAAGTCGGCCCTTCTCATGGCTGATCCACGTCACAGCAACTCTAATAATCCTGGGCGTGGTGCTGATGCTGGCCATCTTTGTCCCTGATATAAGAAACGTGTTTGGAATAGTCG GATCGACGACGTCCAGCTGCCTCTTGTTTGTCTTCCCCGGCATCTTCTACCTCAAGATCAGCAGGCAGCCACTCAAAACTTTTGACTCCATCGGG GCGATGGTTCTGGTGGTCCTTGGTTTGATTATGGGAATCATCAGCTTCTCTGTCATCGTCATCACATGGGCGCAAAGCTCCTAG